A stretch of DNA from Bacillota bacterium:
GCAAGCGGGACATGCTCAGGTGCGATCGGGGACTGCACAGGCTGTGGGCTGTGCGTGGACTTCAACACCGATGCCGTGAACCGGGTGGTCGAGGCGGGGGCGGCGAGGATCAGCGCCCAGCCTGGAGCGAGTGCGGTGAACACCAAACTCGCCTCGATGATAGACCACACGCTTCTGAAGCCCGACGCCACGGAAGCGCAAATTCGGAAGGTCTGCGAGGAAGCGATCCAGTACAGGTTCGCATCCGTGTGCGTGAACCCGACTAACGTGGCCTTGTGCGCATCCCTGCTCAAAGGGACCGGGGTTAGGGTATGCACGGTAATCGGGTTTCCGCTCGGGGCTACCACACCCACTGCGAAGGCAATGGAGACGAGGGACGCGATCGCCAACGGCGCTCAGGAAGTGGACATGGTGATCAACGTAGGGGCGTTGAAGTCCGGAAACTACGACCTGGTCAAGCGGGACATCCAGGCAGTGGTGGACGCCGCAGCGGGAAAAGCGGTGACCAAGGTGATCCTAGAGACTGCACTTCTTTCGGATGAGGAGAAAATCCGCGCGTGCCTGATCGCGAAGTACGCCGGAGCGGATTTCGTCAAGACGTCCACTGGGTTTGGGCCAGGCGGAGCGACCGCAGAGGACATTGCCCTGATGAGGCGGACGGTTGGAGAAAGCATGGGGGTCAAGGCTTCAGGCGGGATCAGGG
This window harbors:
- the deoC gene encoding deoxyribose-phosphate aldolase; the encoded protein is MNTKLASMIDHTLLKPDATEAQIRKVCEEAIQYRFASVCVNPTNVALCASLLKGTGVRVCTVIGFPLGATTPTAKAMETRDAIANGAQEVDMVINVGALKSGNYDLVKRDIQAVVDAAAGKAVTKVILETALLSDEEKIRACLIAKYAGADFVKTSTGFGPGGATAEDIALMRRTVGESMGVKASGGIRDTQTAEKMVKAGATRIGASASVAIVKGGASDGKGY